In the genome of Flaviflexus ciconiae, one region contains:
- a CDS encoding N-acetylglucosamine-6-phosphate deacetylase, protein MEKINATVLDAAGHIIGSSITLEDGVVRNVAPPTEELRGPYFFPGFVDIHCHGGGGASFPDDNDRESIERAARTHAHEGTTHLIASLVSALDPLPAIKALADACDDGLLIGIHLEGPYVSHEKAGAQNPAAIRDINLDELATWLEAGRGWIKTMTIAPERERSVEAAQLLLQHGAVPSWGHTAASSRQTSEAVSATSKIAGGLRPAQTATHLFNAMPPLNHRFPGPVRELMDAAKYGDLVVEIIGDGVHVATELVADCLNYLDDPVEPGAALVTDALACAAMPNGDYVLGGLAVTMVDGTAKLTGTDTIAGGASTLARQVIKLLDYGVDPRVLARATMLAPARAINIDPPAYPAPGRPLTGVLIDGAELRAWRDGVEYGNV, encoded by the coding sequence GTGGAAAAGATTAACGCCACCGTGCTTGATGCTGCGGGGCACATCATCGGATCGAGCATCACGCTCGAAGACGGGGTGGTACGAAATGTTGCACCCCCGACGGAAGAACTCCGCGGCCCGTACTTCTTCCCCGGCTTTGTCGACATTCACTGTCACGGCGGTGGTGGCGCGTCGTTCCCCGACGACAACGACCGCGAATCAATCGAACGTGCGGCCCGCACCCACGCCCACGAGGGCACCACCCATCTCATCGCATCCCTTGTCTCCGCACTCGACCCCCTACCCGCAATCAAGGCACTGGCCGATGCCTGCGACGACGGGCTCCTGATCGGCATTCATCTCGAAGGCCCCTACGTGAGCCACGAGAAGGCGGGCGCCCAAAACCCCGCCGCCATTCGCGACATCAACCTCGACGAGCTGGCTACCTGGCTCGAGGCCGGGCGCGGCTGGATTAAAACAATGACCATCGCTCCCGAGAGGGAGCGTTCCGTGGAAGCGGCACAGCTTCTCCTTCAGCACGGTGCCGTCCCCTCATGGGGCCACACGGCGGCGTCCTCCCGGCAGACCTCCGAGGCAGTGTCGGCTACCTCGAAGATCGCGGGAGGGCTCCGCCCGGCCCAAACAGCCACCCACCTGTTTAACGCTATGCCGCCCCTCAACCACCGGTTCCCCGGCCCCGTCCGGGAACTCATGGACGCAGCGAAATACGGTGACCTCGTGGTCGAGATCATCGGCGACGGCGTGCATGTGGCAACCGAGCTAGTAGCCGACTGTCTCAACTATCTTGATGATCCGGTCGAACCGGGTGCCGCCCTTGTCACCGACGCTCTCGCATGTGCGGCGATGCCGAACGGCGACTACGTTCTCGGCGGACTAGCCGTCACCATGGTTGACGGCACGGCGAAGCTCACCGGCACCGACACGATCGCGGGAGGCGCCTCCACACTCGCAAGGCAAGTCATTAAGCTCCTCGACTATGGGGTGGATCCACGAGTGCTTGCACGGGCCACGATGCTTGCCCCCGCCAGGGCTATCAACATTGATCCACCGGCCTATCCGGCCCCCGGTAGGCCCCTGACGGGTGTGCTTATTGACGGCGCGGAGTTACGCGCGTGGCGTGACGGTGTCGAATACGGGAATGTTTAG
- a CDS encoding glucosamine-6-phosphate deaminase — protein sequence MRIIIRENAEELSKIAAQQIIDGYTPGMRLGVATGSTPLGLYKALREAHAAGDFSMAGSSAWALDEYVGIPADHPERYFNVLHTELVKDGGVGLFEADLHTPDGGAEDPKVAAKEYDAAIAPGVDIQILGLGRNGHIGFNEPGGGLASRTHVDVLTASTREANARFFDNDMDRVPTFCVTQGLGTIMSAKKIVLLAFGTDKAEAVEQLIEGAVSQLWPATVLQHHVDVTVYIDEAAASRLELLDYYRTLEQL from the coding sequence ATGCGGATCATTATTCGCGAGAACGCCGAGGAGCTGTCGAAGATCGCAGCTCAGCAAATCATCGACGGTTATACGCCCGGCATGAGGCTTGGCGTCGCAACGGGCTCAACGCCCCTCGGGCTGTACAAGGCCCTGCGGGAAGCTCACGCCGCGGGAGACTTCTCCATGGCGGGAAGCTCGGCGTGGGCGCTCGACGAATACGTTGGCATCCCCGCAGATCATCCCGAACGCTACTTCAACGTGCTCCACACCGAACTTGTTAAAGATGGGGGAGTGGGCCTCTTCGAAGCAGACCTCCACACGCCCGACGGTGGAGCCGAAGACCCGAAGGTAGCCGCCAAGGAATACGATGCGGCAATCGCCCCCGGCGTTGACATTCAGATTCTCGGACTCGGTCGCAACGGCCACATCGGCTTCAACGAACCGGGCGGTGGTCTCGCCTCCAGGACCCACGTGGATGTCCTGACCGCCTCCACCCGCGAGGCTAACGCTCGCTTCTTCGACAACGATATGGATCGTGTCCCGACCTTCTGCGTCACCCAGGGGCTCGGCACCATCATGTCGGCAAAGAAGATCGTGCTCCTGGCCTTCGGGACCGATAAGGCGGAAGCAGTCGAGCAACTCATCGAAGGCGCGGTCAGCCAACTCTGGCCCGCCACCGTGTTGCAGCACCACGTTGATGTCACCGTCTACATCGACGAGGCGGCCGCCTCCCGCCTCGAACTGCTCGACTACTACCGTACGCTCGAACAGCTCTAA
- a CDS encoding N-acetylmannosamine-6-phosphate 2-epimerase, with product MLESMKNRLVVSVQAYPGEPMRDPRTMAQIALAAELGGAAAIRCQGLADISAIKGQVSVPIIGLWKEGSEGVYITPTLRHARACSMAGADIVAIDATRRPRPDGRTYAETVAALHDEGIVVMADCGSIGDAEMAYEAGSDILSTTLSGYTGEREKTAGPDLELLRQMVEQFDRPVLCEGRVHTPDQARSALDAGAWSVVVGTGITHPTSITSWFVQALETGKE from the coding sequence ATGCTTGAATCAATGAAGAACCGTCTGGTCGTCTCCGTCCAGGCATATCCGGGCGAGCCGATGAGGGATCCGCGCACCATGGCACAGATCGCTTTGGCCGCCGAACTCGGCGGCGCAGCAGCTATCCGCTGCCAGGGGCTTGCCGACATCTCCGCCATCAAAGGCCAGGTATCGGTCCCCATTATCGGCCTGTGGAAAGAGGGCTCCGAGGGTGTGTACATCACCCCGACCCTCCGCCACGCCCGTGCATGCTCGATGGCGGGGGCTGATATCGTCGCCATCGACGCCACCCGCCGGCCCCGCCCCGACGGTAGGACATACGCGGAAACCGTTGCTGCCCTGCACGATGAAGGCATTGTGGTCATGGCGGATTGCGGCTCGATTGGCGATGCCGAGATGGCCTACGAGGCCGGCTCCGACATTCTCTCCACAACCCTGTCCGGGTACACGGGTGAGAGGGAAAAGACAGCGGGACCTGACCTGGAATTGCTCCGTCAGATGGTCGAGCAGTTCGATCGACCGGTACTGTGTGAGGGCCGGGTCCACACTCCCGACCAGGCTCGCTCCGCGCTCGATGCCGGTGCGTGGTCGGTGGTTGTCGGCACGGGAATCACCCACCCAACATCGATCACATCCTGGTTTGTCCAGGCACTGGAAACTGGCAAGGAGTAG
- a CDS encoding ROK family protein: MSTLSIDIGGTKIRAGLVDGGAVTEMQSIETAPGPGEDEIMPAIIRLAQSYDGVTDVAVASAGVIVDGVVTSATDLIPNWAGTNIAAELGTALDVPVTALGDVHAHGVGEATYGVAKGYPSSLTVAVGTGIGGAFVVDGKPMIGEHGVAGHVGHISHGAAANIECSCGRFGHIEAIASGSGMAAAYERATGEHRSGPEMDQEAIDRKSPALKVLHDGGFALGEVIGSLTNALDPGIIVVTGSVSRAVDPWWQALRCGFAAAIMDPVNKTPLVKGELGDEAPLIGAAAYAKVKNA, translated from the coding sequence ATGAGCACTCTGTCGATCGATATCGGCGGAACAAAGATCCGGGCGGGGCTTGTCGACGGCGGAGCCGTCACTGAAATGCAGTCTATTGAGACGGCACCCGGCCCCGGTGAAGACGAGATCATGCCGGCCATCATCCGGCTCGCGCAGAGCTACGACGGCGTCACGGATGTCGCCGTGGCCTCTGCCGGAGTCATTGTCGACGGTGTCGTCACCTCGGCAACCGACCTCATCCCGAACTGGGCGGGAACCAACATAGCCGCCGAGCTCGGCACCGCCCTTGATGTGCCCGTTACGGCCCTCGGGGACGTGCACGCCCACGGCGTGGGAGAGGCCACCTACGGGGTTGCCAAAGGCTACCCATCGTCCCTCACGGTCGCGGTAGGCACCGGCATCGGTGGGGCCTTCGTCGTGGACGGCAAGCCCATGATCGGTGAGCACGGAGTGGCTGGCCACGTTGGCCACATCAGCCACGGCGCAGCCGCAAACATTGAATGCTCGTGCGGCCGCTTCGGCCACATTGAGGCCATTGCCTCGGGCAGCGGCATGGCGGCGGCCTATGAGCGGGCAACCGGCGAACATCGGTCCGGTCCGGAAATGGACCAGGAGGCCATCGATAGGAAGAGCCCGGCCCTCAAGGTCCTGCATGACGGCGGATTTGCCCTCGGTGAAGTCATCGGCTCGCTGACGAACGCCCTTGATCCTGGGATCATTGTTGTCACGGGATCCGTGAGTCGAGCGGTAGATCCATGGTGGCAGGCTCTGCGCTGTGGCTTCGCCGCCGCCATCATGGACCCCGTGAACAAGACGCCGCTGGTGAAAGGTGAGCTCGGTGATGAAGCTCCCCTGATTGGTGCGGCAGCCTACGCGAAGGTCAAGAATGCTTGA
- a CDS encoding dihydrodipicolinate synthase family protein — protein sequence MSSTITGVVPPVITPLTEDRRYDEASSERNINRMLEAGVHGLFILGSSGEAAFTADAEREQILESAIRITAGRVPVLAGVIDTQYARVLQHVRVAEKLGADAIVATAPFYALGGVDQVEEHFRALRRATDLPIFAYDIPVCVNGVKLPPALLLRLAEDGVIQGVKDSSGDDVSFRALTLANRKATNKMSLLTGHEVVVDGAYMSGADGSVPGLGNVDPAGYVRQWNAYQAGDWNAVRAEQDRLADLMTIVGAAQNLVGYGAGVGAFKTALNLLGVIETNQMPEPVRRLAGAEIDAVAEILDRNGLQAS from the coding sequence ATGTCATCTACCATCACCGGTGTCGTACCTCCGGTTATCACACCCCTCACCGAGGACCGTCGCTACGATGAGGCGTCTTCGGAGCGCAACATCAACCGGATGCTCGAAGCGGGCGTGCACGGCCTGTTCATTCTTGGCTCCTCGGGTGAAGCAGCCTTCACCGCCGATGCGGAACGCGAGCAGATCCTCGAATCCGCTATCCGCATCACCGCCGGCCGCGTCCCGGTCCTCGCGGGTGTTATCGACACCCAGTACGCCCGCGTCCTCCAGCACGTCCGCGTAGCAGAGAAGCTCGGAGCCGACGCGATCGTCGCAACCGCACCGTTCTACGCGCTTGGTGGCGTCGACCAGGTCGAGGAGCACTTCCGCGCGCTGCGCAGGGCAACTGACCTGCCGATCTTTGCGTACGACATCCCGGTCTGCGTCAACGGCGTCAAGCTGCCCCCGGCACTGCTTCTCCGCCTTGCCGAAGACGGCGTGATCCAAGGGGTCAAGGACTCCTCCGGTGACGACGTGTCCTTCCGTGCCCTCACGCTCGCAAACCGCAAGGCCACGAACAAGATGTCGCTGCTCACCGGCCACGAGGTGGTTGTCGACGGCGCGTACATGTCCGGTGCGGACGGCTCTGTCCCGGGTCTCGGCAACGTCGACCCGGCCGGCTATGTGCGGCAGTGGAATGCCTACCAGGCGGGCGACTGGAACGCGGTACGCGCCGAACAGGATCGTCTCGCCGACCTCATGACCATCGTTGGGGCAGCCCAGAACCTCGTCGGCTACGGCGCGGGCGTGGGCGCATTCAAGACGGCACTGAATCTGCTCGGTGTTATCGAGACGAACCAGATGCCGGAGCCTGTTCGCAGGCTCGCGGGGGCCGAGATCGATGCCGTTGCGGAGATCCTCGACCGGAACGGACTGCAAGCATCATGA
- a CDS encoding ABC transporter ATP-binding protein — MPEQNPIIELKDVHVTFKTRTGSLFNPNKVHAVAGVDMSVVSGQTLGIVGESGCGKSTTANVMCGLQLPTAGSVFFKGEEVTKRSAAQRRRIGRVVSVVFQDPATALNARMVVKEQLIDPLRVHKVGTKGDREARVRDLISMVGLPDSVMDALPGQLSGGQRQRVAIARALAIKPDAIIADEPTSALDVSVRAQILNLLADLKAELGLGMVFISHDIQTVRYISDRIAVMNAGKVVEEGPASDVLANPQHSYTKTLLGAAPSLLHPAS, encoded by the coding sequence ATGCCTGAGCAGAACCCCATCATTGAGCTCAAGGACGTGCACGTCACGTTCAAGACCCGCACCGGTTCCCTGTTCAATCCGAACAAGGTCCACGCCGTCGCAGGTGTTGACATGTCGGTCGTGTCCGGCCAGACCCTCGGTATTGTCGGCGAGTCCGGCTGTGGCAAGTCCACAACGGCGAACGTCATGTGCGGCCTCCAGCTGCCCACCGCGGGAAGCGTGTTCTTCAAGGGCGAGGAGGTGACGAAGCGGTCCGCCGCCCAGCGCCGCAGGATTGGCCGCGTCGTCTCCGTTGTCTTCCAGGACCCCGCCACAGCACTGAACGCACGCATGGTCGTCAAGGAACAGCTCATTGACCCGCTCCGCGTCCACAAGGTCGGAACGAAGGGAGATCGGGAGGCAAGGGTCCGTGACCTGATCTCCATGGTTGGCCTGCCCGACTCCGTCATGGATGCTCTTCCGGGCCAGCTGTCCGGCGGTCAGCGTCAGCGCGTCGCTATCGCCCGCGCCCTCGCCATCAAACCCGATGCGATCATCGCGGACGAACCGACGTCGGCTCTCGACGTCTCCGTCCGTGCCCAGATCCTCAACCTGCTGGCGGACCTTAAGGCCGAGCTGGGCCTCGGCATGGTCTTCATTTCGCACGACATCCAAACCGTCCGATACATCTCCGACCGCATTGCGGTCATGAATGCCGGCAAGGTCGTCGAAGAAGGCCCAGCCTCCGACGTTCTCGCCAACCCGCAACACTCCTACACCAAGACCCTTCTCGGCGCAGCGCCCTCCCTGCTGCACCCCGCTTCCTAA
- a CDS encoding dipeptide/oligopeptide/nickel ABC transporter permease/ATP-binding protein, with translation MRKNLTNKLSKPGIKLRGFSRMNWGSRIAIIVLILVALSAIFAPLLAPHPPEEVFYKAQPPSAEHLFGTDHVGRDVLSRLLYGGRASLLVGLFSTLVALLAGAIIGSIAAVVRKWLSEVIMRVMDVIMSIPGIALVAVTVVVFQDPAHPERLTYVIVAAIAFVYTPQLTRIVRANVMSAYGEDYVNAVVVSGARAPWILIRHVVRNTAAPVLVFATVLVADAIILEASLTFIGAGLQETMVPTWGNVLSAAQPGVLRGEWWQALFPGIAIMITVLCLNILSEGITDAMVAAPKGAIQDKPRSDVEREADRLLIDPVAAHEAQKDSLQARLDALHAVEADRSDRFIKKAEGQPLLEVKNLSIRFPRHGDVAVVDNVSFTVHSGETMGLVGESGCGKSITALTIMGLIDERAQLSGEILYQGRDLLAMPAKERQSLLGHELAMIYQDALSSLNPAMLISAQMKQMTKRGGTRTAEELLELVGLDPKRTLESYPHELSGGQRQRVLIAMALTRDPKLIIADEPTTALDVTVQKQVIELLNELRNKLGFAMVFVSHDLALVAEVAHSITVMYAGQVVEQAPTSELLTNPIHEYTRGLLGSVLSIESGKGRLHQVPGTVPSPKDFPAGDRFAPRSSHPDVGLDIKPVRTQVPGTDHYYAALPEGAKHAAAATAVLEREDGKDQSMLAEEAMRPAAYGTDDERRDELGEGEK, from the coding sequence ATGCGTAAAAACCTGACGAATAAGCTGTCGAAGCCCGGCATCAAGCTGCGCGGCTTCTCCCGGATGAACTGGGGATCGCGCATTGCGATCATTGTCCTCATCCTCGTTGCGCTGAGCGCGATATTTGCGCCCTTGCTGGCCCCGCACCCGCCGGAAGAAGTCTTCTACAAGGCACAGCCGCCGAGTGCCGAGCATCTCTTCGGAACCGACCACGTGGGCCGTGACGTCCTGTCCCGCCTGCTCTACGGTGGCCGCGCCTCCCTTCTCGTTGGCCTGTTCTCCACCCTGGTAGCTCTGCTCGCCGGTGCAATTATCGGTTCGATTGCCGCCGTTGTCCGCAAGTGGCTGTCCGAGGTCATCATGAGGGTCATGGACGTCATCATGTCCATCCCCGGCATCGCCCTCGTCGCCGTTACCGTCGTTGTCTTCCAGGACCCGGCGCACCCGGAGCGCCTGACCTACGTCATCGTTGCCGCCATTGCCTTCGTTTACACCCCGCAGCTCACCCGTATCGTTCGCGCGAACGTCATGAGCGCCTACGGTGAGGACTACGTCAACGCGGTTGTCGTTTCCGGTGCACGTGCACCTTGGATCCTGATCCGCCACGTCGTCCGCAACACCGCGGCCCCGGTCCTCGTGTTCGCAACCGTCCTCGTTGCCGATGCGATCATCCTCGAAGCGTCCCTTACCTTCATTGGTGCCGGGCTTCAGGAAACAATGGTTCCCACGTGGGGTAACGTCCTCTCGGCCGCACAGCCCGGTGTTCTCCGTGGCGAGTGGTGGCAGGCCCTCTTCCCGGGCATCGCCATCATGATCACGGTCCTCTGCCTCAACATCCTGTCCGAGGGCATCACCGATGCCATGGTTGCCGCCCCCAAGGGCGCCATCCAGGACAAGCCCCGCTCCGATGTTGAGCGCGAAGCAGACCGCCTCCTCATCGACCCCGTCGCAGCCCACGAAGCGCAGAAGGATTCCCTCCAGGCCCGACTGGATGCCCTCCATGCTGTCGAGGCCGACCGATCCGACCGCTTCATCAAGAAGGCCGAAGGTCAGCCGCTCCTCGAGGTGAAGAACCTGTCGATCAGGTTCCCGCGCCACGGCGACGTCGCCGTTGTCGACAACGTGTCCTTCACCGTCCACTCGGGCGAAACCATGGGTCTTGTTGGTGAATCCGGCTGTGGTAAGTCGATCACCGCGCTGACGATCATGGGCCTGATAGATGAACGGGCTCAGCTGTCGGGCGAGATCCTCTACCAGGGCCGCGACCTGCTTGCCATGCCGGCGAAGGAACGTCAGTCGCTGCTCGGCCACGAGCTTGCCATGATCTACCAGGACGCCCTGTCGTCCCTCAACCCGGCGATGCTGATCTCCGCTCAGATGAAGCAGATGACGAAGCGCGGCGGCACCCGCACGGCGGAGGAACTTCTCGAGCTTGTGGGCCTCGACCCGAAGCGCACCCTCGAGTCGTACCCCCACGAACTGTCCGGTGGCCAGCGCCAGCGCGTCCTCATCGCCATGGCACTGACCCGCGACCCGAAGCTCATCATTGCGGACGAGCCGACCACTGCCCTGGACGTCACCGTCCAGAAGCAGGTCATCGAGTTGCTGAACGAGCTTCGCAACAAGCTTGGCTTCGCCATGGTGTTCGTGTCGCATGACCTGGCACTCGTTGCCGAGGTGGCGCACTCGATCACGGTCATGTACGCCGGCCAGGTTGTTGAGCAGGCCCCGACTTCGGAGCTTCTCACGAACCCGATCCACGAGTACACCCGCGGACTCCTCGGTTCCGTCCTCTCGATCGAATCCGGCAAGGGCCGCCTCCACCAGGTGCCCGGTACGGTTCCGTCCCCGAAGGACTTCCCGGCGGGCGACCGCTTCGCACCCCGTTCCTCCCACCCGGACGTTGGCTTGGACATCAAGCCGGTCCGCACCCAGGTGCCCGGAACGGACCACTACTACGCCGCACTTCCGGAAGGCGCGAAGCACGCAGCCGCCGCAACCGCCGTTCTCGAACGCGAGGATGGAAAGGACCAGTCGATGCTCGCGGAGGAAGCCATGAGGCCCGCCGCCTACGGCACTGATGACGAGCGTAGGGACGAGCTAGGAGAAGGTGAAAAGTAA
- a CDS encoding ABC transporter permease: MNNLIRLIGRRLLALPLMVLGVTLLVFFIMALSPIDPAYVAFGENATPEQLENYRIENGLYDPLIVQYWNYLVGMVQGDLGTYGVGTGNLVSDKVFAALPTTLGLTFFGLFLAVIVAFPLGVLAAIYRDKWVDQVIRVVSVACLATPSFWLAIMLVLIFMGILPVSGALPAFSEDPGGWLLRMLLPALALAVPVIGQMTRVVRTSMVEELDRDYVRTALGAGIPKPVVVGRNVLRNALITPVTVLGLRVGYLMGGAVVIEIIFSINGMGRVLIDGITNNWVMVVQGATLVVAVAFIIVNIVVDVLYVLINPRIRAV, translated from the coding sequence GTGAACAACCTTATTCGGCTCATTGGACGAAGACTCCTAGCCCTCCCGCTCATGGTGCTGGGTGTAACGCTTCTCGTCTTCTTCATCATGGCGCTCTCGCCGATCGACCCCGCATATGTGGCCTTCGGAGAAAACGCAACGCCCGAGCAGCTCGAAAACTACCGCATCGAGAACGGACTGTACGACCCGCTGATCGTCCAGTACTGGAACTATCTCGTCGGTATGGTTCAAGGCGACCTCGGCACCTACGGTGTCGGCACCGGCAACCTCGTTTCCGACAAGGTCTTTGCCGCGCTCCCCACCACTCTTGGACTCACGTTCTTCGGCCTTTTCCTCGCCGTGATCGTGGCGTTCCCCCTCGGCGTTCTCGCCGCCATCTACCGCGACAAATGGGTTGACCAGGTCATCCGCGTCGTATCGGTTGCCTGCCTCGCAACCCCGTCTTTCTGGCTTGCCATCATGCTGGTCCTCATCTTCATGGGAATCCTTCCCGTATCCGGTGCCCTGCCGGCCTTCTCCGAGGACCCTGGCGGATGGCTCCTGCGCATGCTGCTCCCGGCCCTTGCGCTCGCCGTCCCCGTCATTGGCCAGATGACCCGCGTTGTCCGTACCTCCATGGTTGAGGAACTGGACCGCGACTATGTCCGTACCGCACTCGGTGCCGGCATCCCCAAGCCCGTCGTCGTTGGCCGCAACGTCCTGCGCAACGCGCTGATCACGCCCGTCACGGTTCTTGGCCTGCGAGTCGGCTACCTCATGGGTGGCGCGGTCGTCATTGAAATTATCTTCTCGATCAACGGCATGGGACGCGTTCTTATCGACGGGATCACGAACAACTGGGTCATGGTCGTCCAGGGTGCAACCCTCGTCGTCGCCGTTGCCTTCATCATCGTGAACATCGTCGTCGACGTCCTCTATGTCCTCATCAATCCCCGGATTAGGGCGGTGTAA
- a CDS encoding ABC transporter substrate-binding protein codes for MKRARGKSLVALTAALALGLSACGGGGGDDPTEDTNGSNDTSDNGGDTGGDGAPSGDITVGVAYETTNYHPSNTSSALAMGTNWHVVEGLYEFHMEDYTTYAALAADEGLVEVSDTEYEVTLRDGAKFSDGTDITSEDVVTSFERSTAEGNIYATMLDFIESVEAKDDQTVTITTKYPFSLVKERIAVVKIVPADATDEDLTSMPIGSGPWKYETISDTEVIAVPNEHYNGAYPAGGERMVWSVLKDDTARTTAAQDGTIQVMENVPAENVELLESAGLTVEEKPGFNLPFMLFNTSKAPFDDPLVRQAFFYAIDTEKLVANAMSGKAVPATSFLPESHPNYNEAEVQFDYDPEKARELLAEAGAEDLSITLLTTDHPWIENLSPQIRTDLEAVGITVSVQAEASASLYSNNLDVDDPTFDVALAPGDPSVFGQDPALLINWWFGDNIWTTQRSFWQESDMESFEELQTLVLDAVQLSGDEQQEKWNEAQDLISREVPIYPLFHRTMITAYNADELEGVEPIATTGIELVGVTTK; via the coding sequence ATGAAAAGAGCACGCGGCAAGAGCCTCGTTGCCCTGACCGCAGCACTTGCGCTTGGTCTTTCCGCCTGTGGTGGCGGGGGTGGCGACGATCCCACCGAAGATACAAACGGTTCGAACGACACATCCGACAACGGTGGCGACACCGGTGGTGACGGCGCCCCCTCGGGCGACATCACGGTTGGCGTGGCTTACGAAACCACCAACTACCACCCGTCGAACACGTCATCGGCACTCGCGATGGGCACCAACTGGCATGTTGTCGAGGGCCTGTACGAGTTCCACATGGAGGACTACACGACCTATGCTGCCCTCGCGGCCGATGAGGGGCTCGTCGAGGTGTCTGACACCGAGTACGAGGTGACTCTCCGCGATGGTGCTAAGTTCTCTGACGGCACCGACATTACGTCCGAGGATGTCGTAACCTCGTTTGAGCGTTCGACCGCCGAGGGCAACATTTACGCCACGATGCTGGACTTCATCGAGTCGGTCGAGGCGAAGGATGACCAGACGGTCACCATCACCACCAAGTACCCGTTCTCGCTCGTCAAGGAGCGTATCGCGGTCGTCAAGATCGTTCCCGCCGATGCAACGGATGAGGATCTGACCTCAATGCCGATTGGTTCGGGCCCCTGGAAGTACGAGACGATCTCGGACACCGAGGTCATCGCAGTTCCGAACGAGCACTACAACGGCGCATACCCGGCCGGTGGCGAACGCATGGTTTGGTCGGTCCTCAAGGACGACACCGCTCGCACCACCGCCGCACAGGACGGCACCATCCAGGTCATGGAGAACGTTCCCGCTGAGAACGTTGAGCTCCTCGAGAGCGCCGGCCTGACCGTCGAAGAGAAGCCCGGCTTCAACCTGCCGTTCATGCTCTTCAACACGAGCAAGGCTCCGTTCGATGACCCGCTGGTCCGCCAGGCATTCTTCTACGCGATTGACACCGAGAAGCTCGTTGCGAACGCCATGTCGGGCAAGGCTGTCCCCGCGACTTCCTTCCTGCCCGAGTCGCACCCGAACTACAACGAGGCTGAGGTCCAGTTCGACTACGACCCGGAGAAGGCGCGTGAGCTCCTTGCCGAGGCCGGAGCCGAGGATCTGTCGATCACGCTTCTGACGACCGACCACCCCTGGATCGAGAACCTTTCCCCGCAGATCCGTACCGACCTTGAGGCCGTTGGCATTACCGTCAGCGTCCAGGCCGAGGCGTCTGCATCGCTCTACTCGAACAACCTCGACGTTGATGACCCGACGTTTGACGTTGCTCTTGCCCCCGGTGACCCGTCGGTCTTTGGTCAGGACCCGGCCCTCCTCATCAACTGGTGGTTCGGTGACAACATCTGGACCACGCAGCGTTCCTTCTGGCAGGAGTCCGACATGGAGTCCTTCGAAGAGCTGCAGACCCTCGTCCTTGACGCGGTCCAGCTTTCCGGCGACGAGCAGCAGGAGAAGTGGAACGAAGCCCAGGATCTGATCTCCCGCGAGGTCCCGATCTACCCGCTGTTCCACCGCACCATGATCACCGCCTACAACGCCGATGAGCTTGAGGGAGTCGAGCCCATTGCCACGACCGGTATCGAGCTGGTCGGCGTGACCACCAAGTAG
- a CDS encoding alpha/beta fold hydrolase has translation MSVEFMGGVMFVRPRCDILARIEAGAYGKRLLILCHGVTDSAASLDELIDRFSPTHRIVAFDSLGHGHSPSFTGETLADPIEAARLALEQSIAPLVAKYGRAIAVGHSMGAALLSRAAADHPEWFTGLILEDPAWLTTEQAARYRANGPAEAKRIGDMVGRERETIDTIDVDYPLWPRTELAGWLQAKLNVDLDFVATGAVGYIEPWQTWLGDLTVPTLVLSSDGDDTLLNRDGLRLIDSLANPALTTMFVPGLRHTMRRDNPAAFHQAVDPVIARWTEEHP, from the coding sequence TTGTCTGTTGAATTTATGGGAGGTGTCATGTTTGTTCGGCCTAGGTGTGACATACTCGCCCGGATCGAGGCCGGAGCATACGGCAAGCGCCTCCTTATCCTCTGCCACGGAGTAACGGACAGTGCCGCCTCCCTCGATGAGCTGATCGACCGCTTCTCCCCCACCCACCGGATTGTCGCCTTCGACAGCCTCGGGCACGGGCATTCCCCCTCCTTCACGGGAGAGACCCTGGCGGACCCGATCGAAGCGGCGCGGCTGGCGCTCGAACAATCGATCGCTCCCCTCGTAGCAAAGTACGGCCGTGCAATTGCCGTTGGACACTCGATGGGAGCCGCTCTCCTGTCCCGCGCGGCAGCCGATCATCCCGAGTGGTTTACCGGCCTAATCCTCGAGGACCCGGCTTGGCTCACCACCGAGCAAGCCGCCCGCTACCGAGCAAACGGACCGGCCGAGGCTAAGCGAATCGGCGACATGGTCGGCAGAGAACGAGAAACGATCGACACGATCGACGTGGACTATCCCCTCTGGCCCAGGACAGAACTGGCCGGCTGGCTCCAAGCCAAGCTCAACGTCGATCTCGACTTCGTCGCTACCGGCGCCGTTGGCTACATCGAACCATGGCAGACGTGGCTCGGGGACCTGACCGTCCCCACGCTCGTGCTGTCCTCGGATGGTGACGACACCCTCCTGAATAGAGACGGACTCCGTCTCATCGATTCTTTGGCCAATCCCGCGCTGACAACGATGTTCGTGCCGGGGCTACGCCACACCATGAGGCGGGACAACCCGGCCGCCTTCCACCAGGCGGTCGATCCCGTCATCGCCCGCTGGACCGAGGAGCATCCATGA